Proteins co-encoded in one Nicotiana sylvestris chromosome 7, ASM39365v2, whole genome shotgun sequence genomic window:
- the LOC138873918 gene encoding uncharacterized protein has translation MLQLADRSIAYQEGLIEDVLLKIGKFIFPADFIILDFEADEKVSIILGRPLLATGDAIIKVREGKMIMRVDNEEVVFNDSFEKAIVLFESLEINDEVEEMKHILNASCEYMKGLNPFEPLNRPNGPPPKPSIEEAPKLELKHLPSHLHYAYLGSSDTLPIIISSDLSELQEEKLLRVLREYKRAIGWTMSDIRGISPAFCMHKILMEEGHKPRIEQQRHLNPNMKEVVRKEVIKWLDAGIVFPISDRKWMCDASDIAIGAVLGQRKEKIFYSIHYASRTLNPAEMNYIVTEKELLVVVWAFDKFRSYLVGTKVIVYTDHSAIRYLFAKKDAKPRLIRWVLLLQEFDLEIRDRKGTENQVADHLSRLENRGHVTEGESIKETFPDEYLLAITSDETPWYADYVNFIASGVTPPEFTADHRRRFLHDVRFYMWDEPFLNNNAQINWCQRTVDYVSKWVEAIALPTNDAKVVVSFVKKHIFTRFGTSRVLISDGGTHFCNKLLKNVLAKYGVRHKVVLHTTLKQVVKLKCQTGRLVYGKTCHLPVELERKAYWAIKKLNMDMDLAGIMSRRPSKRSNVGLSEAASTSRRGGRRAPPPAPVEEEEEHFDPDADEVPECKYGIRAIPAHTIQWFQSFVPDVPPTPEVTIDEAKLARKYNAIYNNIRALDFEGLFRQGDSVNINLVKEFYANWQPGGDLGASYQVRVRNRVIPFSSKVINQIMGFTEHSHKLFQRFLRRPDYPDIRRQLCGADSFALWTRDSNEFHKEMKKGSI, from the exons atgttgcaactagcagacaggtccatagcttaccAGGAAGGGTTGATTGAAGATGTGCtgctgaaaattgggaaattcatttttccggctgatttcattatcttagATTTTGAAGCAGATGAAAAAGTTtctattatattgggaagacctctcttggctacaggtgatgctataattaaagtaagagagggaaaaatgatcatgagagttgacaatGAGGAAGTTGTTTTTAAT GATTCTTTCGAGAAAGCAATTGTGTTGTTCGAgagtttggagattaatgatgaggttgaagagatgaagcatattttgaatgcatcatgtgaatatatgaaaggtttaaatccctttgaacctttgaaTAGACCAAATGGTCCTCCTCCGAAGCCATCAATTGAAGAAGCTCCAAAATTGGAACTAAAGCatttaccttctcaccttcattatgcttatttgggtagttctgatacGTTACCTATTATTATTTCTTCTGACTTATCTGAATTGCAGGAAGAAAAGTTGCTGAGAGTACTACGTGAGtataaaagagcaattgggtggacaatgtctgacataagaggtattagtccagctttttgcatgcataaaattcttaTGGAGGAAGGACACAAGCCGAGAATAGAACAACAACGCCACCTAAATCccaacatgaaagaggtggtaagaaaagaagtgattaaatggcttgatgcaggtattgtatttccaattTCTGATAGAaaatgg atgtgtgatgcaagtgatatagccattggagctgttttggggcaaCGGAAGGAGAAAATCTTTTACTCTATTCATTATGCGAGCAGAACTCTTAATCCAGCTGAAATGAATTACAttgttactgaaaaagagttgcttgtcgtagtatgggcatttgataagttcAGGTCTTATCTAGTGGGAAccaaagtcatagtttacacagatcactcagctatcaggtatttatttgcaaagaaagatgccaagccaaggttaatccgatgggttcttcttttgcaggaatttgatttggagattcgagatcgaaaAGGGACAGAGAATCAGGTAGCAGATCACTTATCCAGGCTAGAAAATCGTggccatgtcactgaaggagaatcaatcaaagaaacatttccTGACGAATATTTGCTAGCCATCACTTCAgatgaaaccccgtggtatgctgattatgtgaatttcattgcaagtggggtaactccaccagaattcacagCTGATCATAGAAGAAGATTCTTACATGACGTGAGATTCTAcatgtgggacgagccttttctaAACAATAAtgcgcagatcaattg gtgTCAAAGAACAG tcgattatgtgtctaagtgggttgaggccattgctcttcctactaatgatgcaaAGGTAGTGGTAAGTTTCGTAAAGAAGCAtattttcacacgctttggaacttcaagggtgttgataagtgatggaggaacacacttttgcaacaaattgttgaaaaatgttctagcaaaatatggGGTAAGACACAAGGTTGTACTGCATACCACCCTCAAACAAGtagtcaagttgaagtgtcaaacagggag gttggtttatggaaagacatgtcatttgcctgttgagTTAGAACGcaaagcttattgggcaatcaaaaagctaaatatggatatggacttagccg GTATAATGTCTCGGCGCCCAAGCAAAAGATCAAACGTTGGCCTATCTGAGGCTGCATCTACTAGCCGACGTGGAGGTAGGAGGGCACCACCTCCAGCACCagtggaggaggaagaggaacacTTTGACCCTGATGCAGATGAGGTGCCAGAATGCAAATATGGCATCAGGGCTATTCCAGCCCATACAATACAATGGTTCCAATCCTTTGTCCCTGATGTGCCACCAACCCCAGAAGTTACCATAGATGAAGCAAAGCTTGCCCGTAAGTATAATGCCATATATAATAACATTCGAGCTTTGGATTTTGAAGGGTTGTTTCGCCAAGGTGATAGTGTGAACATCAACTTGGTAAAAGAATTTTATGCCAATTGGCAACCAGGAGGTGATTTAGGTGCAAGCTATCAAGTCAGAGTCAGAAACAGAGTAATCCCATTTTCTTCAAAGGTCATCAATCAAATAATGGGTTTCACTGAACATTCTCATAAGCTGTTTCAGAGGTTCCTTCGTAGACCAGATTACCCTGACATTCGCAGGCAGTTATGTGGTGCAGATTCCTTTGCCTTGTGGACTCGAGATTCAAATGAGTTCCACAAGGAGATGAAAAAAGGATCAATTTAG